A stretch of Aedes aegypti strain LVP_AGWG chromosome 2, AaegL5.0 Primary Assembly, whole genome shotgun sequence DNA encodes these proteins:
- the LOC5575927 gene encoding LOW QUALITY PROTEIN: uncharacterized protein LOC5575927 (The sequence of the model RefSeq protein was modified relative to this genomic sequence to represent the inferred CDS: inserted 1 base in 1 codon), which translates to MAKMNYLVFLLLFGCQLLTRADDLLDSEEPPEGYYAFIESPSAVPPKVRSPPYTHINIDCKDATNPKPYVSANNLCGDLNKGKIPRNPMRQSVMGEPYPFELIRNQTLKFLSKTLPVLKADDTXPKVTQIMPDETVDQFDDNGIGRRMGKVMRMTEDRRDEEEPRTPRKFCDGGGVFCALYRAIQGEPISSKLVAERREEIPSAYAPPPPRYDGPPTPCPAKVEYATPVFAKNYQGSWRYVVQIPYEGYFTQTVEVTRCLQARCHYLDGGCLSSPRWVSLLVAEIFYPNAEEFTTSTSTTTAPSIQDFQAYQQYLQKRAGLPTGADSGSYENTSNHATRKSDQHCDGHDEIGCFQVRLYYDWFLIPGSCKCWRPDYFAKYVRKRPTPEL; encoded by the exons ATGGCTAAGATGAATTATTTAGTGTTCTTG CTATTATTCGGATGCCAGTTGCTTACCAGAGCTGATGACCTGCTCGATTCGGAGGAACCACCAGAGGG CTACTATGCATTCATCGAGTCGCCGTCTGCCGTTCCGCCAAAGGTTCGCTCCCCGCCCTATACTCACATCAACATCGACTGCAAGGATGCCACCAACCCCAAGCCATACGTTTCCGCGAACAATCTCTGCGGAGATCTGAACAAGGGCAAAATTCCACGCAACCCAATGCGTCAGAGCGTAATGGGGGAGCCTTATCCTTT TGAGCTGATTAGAAATCAAACACTAAAGTTTTTGTCGAAAACTTTACCAGTGTTGAAGGCCGATGATA CTCCCAAGGTTACTCAGATCATGCCAGATGAGACTGTTGATCAGTTTGACGACAATGG AATTGGTCGTCGAATGGGTAAAGTCATGCGAATGACCGAAGATCGCAGAGATGAGGAGGAACCCCGAACACCGAGGAAGTTCTGCGACGGTGGCGGCGTATTCTGCGCTCTTTATCGAGCTATTCAAGGTGAACCAATCAGTAGCAAACTGGTCGCTGAACGACGTGAAGAAATCCCAAGTGCCTACGCTCCTCCTCCACCGCGATATGACGGACCCCCCACACCTTGTCCAGCCAAGGTTGAGTATGCTACACCGGTGTTCGCTAAGAACTACCAGGGCTCGTGGAGATACGTCGTCCAAATTCCATACGAGGGATACTTTACTCAAACCGTTGAAGTGACTCGTTGTCTCCAGGCTCGTTGTCATTATCTAGATGGTGGCTGTTTGTCGTCTCCTCGTTGGGTTAGCTTGCTTGTCGCCGAAATTTTCTATCCGAATGCAGAGGAATTCACTACTTCGACATCTACAACCACTGCCCCATCGATTCAAGATTTCCAAGCTTACCAGCAATATCTGCAAAAGCGAGCGGGACTTCCCACTGGTGCCGATAGTGGATCGTATGAAAACACCAGCAATCACGCAACTCGCAAGAGCGATCAACATTGCGACGGACACGATGAGATTGGGTGCTTCCAAGTTCGCTTGTACTACGATTGGTTCCTGATACCCGGCTCTTGTAAATGCTGGAGACCCGATTATTTCGCAAAGTACGTCCGAAAGCGGCCAACTCCTGAACTGTAA